In one Corynebacterium bovis DSM 20582 = CIP 54.80 genomic region, the following are encoded:
- a CDS encoding glycosyltransferase produces the protein MSDQTPAPGHPADPTPAPGPAAAPAPAATPGDPLPDIAVVVTVYAGVAADDLAVCLGSLLGQTRPAGQTVIVADGPLTPALDGVVERFHAAAVDRGLSCDVVRLPRNLGAAGAANAGIARCDRPWIARLDADDAATPERFAVQAAYLDAHPDVTVLGTALHEFDGDAVPAPPRDPATGGPALALDEDALRRVSLGVRPMPADHAGVARTMRTSSPVNNPSVVMRRDAVVAAGGYGEVRYMEDYDLWAHLLSRGARFANLPEPLTWFRMSRSTLRRRTAPGMVAAEKEMQTRLVRYGVVGRRRAIFNLGIRSLYRALPGPLLRLANRVLFR, from the coding sequence GTGAGCGACCAGACCCCGGCACCGGGCCACCCGGCCGACCCCACCCCGGCACCGGGACCCGCCGCCGCCCCCGCGCCGGCGGCGACCCCCGGTGACCCGCTGCCGGACATCGCCGTCGTCGTGACGGTCTACGCGGGCGTCGCGGCGGACGACCTCGCCGTGTGCCTCGGCAGCCTCCTCGGGCAGACGCGGCCCGCCGGGCAGACCGTCATCGTCGCCGACGGCCCGCTCACCCCCGCCCTCGACGGGGTCGTCGAGCGGTTCCACGCGGCGGCCGTCGACCGCGGGCTCTCGTGCGACGTCGTCCGCCTGCCCCGCAACCTCGGCGCCGCCGGGGCCGCGAACGCGGGGATCGCCCGCTGCGACCGGCCGTGGATCGCCCGGCTCGACGCCGACGACGCCGCCACCCCGGAGCGCTTCGCCGTCCAGGCGGCGTACCTCGACGCCCACCCGGACGTCACCGTCCTCGGCACCGCCCTCCACGAGTTCGACGGCGACGCCGTCCCCGCGCCCCCGCGCGACCCCGCGACCGGCGGCCCCGCCCTCGCCCTCGACGAGGACGCCCTGCGCCGCGTGTCCCTCGGCGTCCGGCCGATGCCCGCCGACCACGCGGGGGTCGCGCGGACGATGCGCACGTCCTCCCCCGTCAACAACCCCTCGGTCGTCATGCGCCGGGACGCCGTCGTCGCCGCCGGGGGGTACGGCGAGGTCCGGTACATGGAGGACTACGACCTGTGGGCGCACCTGCTGTCCCGGGGCGCGCGCTTCGCCAACCTCCCGGAACCACTCACGTGGTTCCGCATGTCCCGGTCGACGCTGCGCCGCAGGACGGCCCCCGGAATGGTCGCCGCCGAGAAGGAGATGCAGACAAGGCTGGTGCGTTACGGTGTGGTCGGACGACGACGGGCTATATTTAACCTCGGTATCCGGAGCCTCTACCGGGCGCTGCCCGGTCCGCTGCTCCGCCTGGCGAACCGGGTGCTCTTCCGGTGA
- a CDS encoding M1 family metallopeptidase, with product MSQRPSRTSPIVGPRDPYTGVDYNLGFHVLRYELDLDYAVGPNQLSGVADLLVENYRALRTLTLDLTTSLRVRSVRVTGHGGLSTRVRRFRQNAGKLTVTFADELPPDCEFTLTVRYTGVPRPVRSVWGDLGWEETEEGSIVASQPNGAPSWFPCDDTPDEKATFRITVTADRDTPAVATGTLVSESTRGTRTTRVFEADYPTATYLAAVHCGPFTRRDLRPAVTDGGASVPVTAWLPSDGHGGVDGPTARDVDHDFADQTAMVETFSRLFGPYPFPDYTVVVSPERLEIPVEAQAMSTFGRNHADGRGTWERLIAHELSHQWFGNSVGLVEWRDIWLNEGFACYSEWLWFEASRGIPAATHAWVHHRDLLALPQDLVIADPGPADMFDDRVYKRGALAVHALRTVLGDGAFFDMLRRWTTAHRHSLVETPDLVAAAVAAAAAHPDPAVTEADVRAVLDGWVFSTALPAFPVPAGGAVPVVTDDVAASLPAGTGAPSVDAGGGVRQRGGDGRCPGGGH from the coding sequence ATGTCACAGCGCCCCTCCAGAACCAGCCCGATCGTCGGCCCCCGTGACCCGTACACGGGGGTCGACTACAACCTGGGCTTCCACGTCCTCCGCTACGAACTGGACCTCGACTACGCCGTCGGGCCGAACCAGCTGAGCGGGGTGGCCGACCTTCTCGTCGAGAACTACCGGGCGCTGCGCACCCTCACCCTCGACCTCACGACCTCCCTGCGCGTCCGCTCGGTCCGCGTGACCGGCCACGGGGGCCTCAGCACCCGGGTGCGCCGGTTCCGCCAGAACGCGGGGAAACTCACCGTCACCTTCGCCGACGAGCTCCCCCCGGACTGCGAGTTCACGCTCACGGTCCGCTACACCGGCGTGCCCCGCCCGGTCCGCAGCGTCTGGGGCGACCTCGGCTGGGAGGAGACCGAGGAGGGGTCGATCGTCGCCAGCCAGCCCAACGGCGCGCCGAGCTGGTTCCCCTGCGACGACACCCCCGACGAGAAGGCGACGTTCCGCATCACCGTCACCGCCGACCGGGACACCCCCGCCGTCGCGACGGGCACCCTCGTCTCCGAGTCCACCCGCGGCACCCGCACGACCCGCGTCTTCGAGGCGGACTACCCCACCGCCACGTACCTCGCCGCCGTCCACTGCGGCCCGTTCACCCGGCGCGACCTGCGCCCGGCCGTGACCGACGGCGGGGCGTCCGTGCCCGTCACCGCCTGGCTGCCGTCCGACGGCCACGGCGGCGTCGACGGCCCCACCGCCCGCGACGTCGACCACGACTTCGCCGACCAGACCGCGATGGTCGAGACGTTCAGCCGCCTCTTCGGCCCCTACCCGTTCCCCGACTACACCGTCGTCGTGTCCCCGGAGCGGCTGGAGATCCCCGTCGAGGCGCAGGCCATGAGCACGTTCGGCCGGAACCACGCCGACGGGCGCGGGACCTGGGAGCGGCTCATCGCCCACGAGCTGTCCCACCAGTGGTTCGGCAACTCGGTCGGGCTCGTCGAGTGGCGGGACATCTGGCTCAACGAGGGCTTCGCCTGCTACTCGGAGTGGCTGTGGTTCGAGGCGTCGCGGGGCATCCCCGCGGCGACACACGCCTGGGTCCACCACCGCGACCTGCTGGCCCTCCCCCAGGACCTCGTCATCGCCGACCCCGGCCCGGCGGACATGTTCGACGACCGCGTGTACAAGCGCGGGGCGCTCGCCGTCCACGCGCTGCGGACCGTGCTCGGGGACGGGGCGTTCTTCGACATGCTGCGCCGGTGGACGACCGCGCACCGGCACAGTCTCGTGGAGACGCCGGACCTCGTCGCCGCGGCCGTCGCCGCCGCGGCCGCGCACCCGGACCCCGCGGTGACGGAGGCGGACGTCCGCGCGGTCCTCGACGGCTGGGTGTTCTCGACGGCCCTCCCCGCCTTCCCCGTCCCCGCCGGCGGGGCCGTCCCGGTGGTCACGGACGACGTCGCGGCGTCGCTGCCGGCCGGCACCGGGGCGCCGTCCGTCGACGCCGGGGGCGGCGTCCGGCAGCGGGGCGGGGACGGCCGGTGCCCCGGGGGCGGTCACTGA
- a CDS encoding alpha/beta hydrolase, which yields MKRSIARVAAAAVTLALPLSLTVALPAAQAAEPEAPVALAQTTPNQKPNTTGWRDYIRDKDGNYRYDNVKEIASYSPSMKRDIPLVLIQPKDPAKRAESLPTLYLLNGADGGEGSANWFAQTDLIDYYGDKGVNVVVVMAGAYSYYTDWQQPNATLDGGGDRQNWETFLTKELPEPLEKAINGNGRRAIAGLSMSATSTLNFAEHNPGFYNAVGSFSGCAATTGPLYEAYIDQVLNRGGATYEQMWGPRGGDVARNNDALLNAEKLRGQHNIYVSNSTGLAGEMDLPSGPMLRGKSPLGSISPIVEGGFIEASTNACTHDLEAKTRLLGITPQTNNIQFNFRPAGTHQWGYWRQDMRDSWPVLSAGLFG from the coding sequence ATGAAGCGATCCATCGCCCGTGTCGCGGCCGCTGCCGTCACACTTGCCCTGCCCCTCTCCCTCACCGTCGCCCTCCCCGCCGCCCAGGCCGCGGAGCCCGAGGCGCCGGTGGCCCTCGCCCAGACCACCCCGAACCAGAAGCCGAACACCACGGGCTGGCGGGACTACATCAGGGACAAGGACGGCAACTACCGGTACGACAACGTCAAGGAGATCGCGTCGTACTCCCCGTCGATGAAGCGGGACATCCCGCTCGTCCTCATCCAGCCGAAGGACCCGGCGAAGCGCGCGGAGAGCCTGCCGACGCTCTACCTGCTCAACGGCGCCGACGGCGGCGAGGGCTCGGCGAACTGGTTCGCCCAGACCGACCTCATCGACTACTACGGCGACAAGGGCGTCAACGTCGTCGTCGTCATGGCCGGCGCGTACTCCTACTACACCGACTGGCAGCAGCCGAACGCGACGCTCGACGGCGGCGGCGACCGCCAGAACTGGGAGACGTTCCTCACCAAGGAGCTCCCGGAGCCGCTGGAGAAGGCCATCAACGGCAACGGCCGCCGCGCGATCGCGGGCCTGTCGATGTCCGCGACGTCCACGCTGAACTTCGCCGAGCACAACCCCGGGTTCTACAACGCGGTCGGGTCCTTCTCCGGCTGCGCGGCGACGACCGGCCCGCTGTACGAGGCGTACATCGACCAGGTGCTCAACCGCGGTGGCGCGACGTACGAGCAGATGTGGGGCCCGCGCGGCGGTGACGTCGCCCGGAACAACGACGCCCTGCTCAACGCCGAGAAGCTGCGCGGCCAGCACAACATCTACGTCTCCAACTCGACCGGCCTCGCCGGCGAGATGGACCTGCCGTCCGGCCCGATGCTCCGGGGCAAGAGCCCGCTCGGCTCGATCTCCCCGATCGTCGAGGGCGGCTTCATCGAGGCCAGCACGAACGCCTGCACCCACGACCTCGAGGCGAAGACCCGCCTGCTCGGCATCACCCCGCAGACGAACAACATCCAGTTCAACTTCCGCCCGGCCGGCACCCACCAGTGGGGCTACTGGCGGCAGGACATGCGGGACTCCTGGCCGGTGCTCTCCGCCGGCCTCTTCGGCTGA
- the lpdA gene encoding dihydrolipoyl dehydrogenase, translating to MAEHFDVVVLGAGPGGYVSAIRAAQLGLKTAVIEKQYWGGVCLNVGCIPSKALIRNAELAHTITREAKTYGITGDNISMDFGVAHQRSRKVSAGIVKGVHYLMKKNGITEINGLGTFTDDHTIEVSEGDDAGTTVTFDNCIIATGSVVKSLPGVTIGGNIVSFEEQILDAEKPDSMVIIGAGAIGMEFAYVLSNFGVDVTVVEFMDRVLPNEDAEVSKEIAKQYKKLGVTLKTGHKTTAVRDKGEGKGVEVDIESADGSASETLTADRVMVSIGFAPRVEGFGLDTTGVALTERGAIEIDERMRTSVPHIYAIGDVTAKLQLAHVAEAQGVVAAETIADVETQELGDYQMMPRATFCSPQVASFGYTEEAARKRAEEQGREIKVASFPFSANGKAQGLGHGTGFVKLIVDAEYGELVGGHMVGPDVSELLPELTLAQRFDLTAEEIGRNVHTHPTLSEAMKEAAEGTMGHMINL from the coding sequence GTGGCTGAACATTTTGATGTAGTAGTACTCGGAGCTGGCCCCGGTGGCTATGTCTCCGCCATCCGCGCGGCGCAGCTGGGCCTGAAGACCGCCGTGATCGAGAAGCAGTACTGGGGAGGTGTCTGTCTCAACGTCGGCTGCATTCCGTCGAAGGCCCTGATCCGGAATGCGGAGCTCGCGCACACGATCACCCGGGAGGCCAAGACCTACGGGATCACGGGCGACAACATCTCGATGGACTTCGGCGTCGCGCACCAGCGCTCGCGCAAGGTGTCCGCCGGGATCGTCAAGGGCGTCCACTACCTGATGAAGAAGAACGGCATCACCGAGATCAACGGTCTCGGCACCTTCACCGACGACCACACCATCGAGGTCTCCGAGGGTGACGACGCCGGCACGACGGTGACGTTCGACAACTGCATCATCGCGACGGGCTCGGTCGTCAAGTCCCTGCCCGGCGTGACGATCGGCGGCAACATCGTCTCCTTCGAGGAGCAGATCCTCGACGCCGAGAAGCCGGACTCGATGGTCATCATCGGGGCCGGGGCGATCGGCATGGAGTTCGCCTACGTGCTGTCGAACTTCGGCGTGGACGTCACCGTCGTCGAGTTCATGGACCGGGTCCTCCCGAACGAGGACGCCGAGGTCTCCAAGGAGATCGCCAAGCAGTACAAGAAGCTCGGCGTCACGCTGAAGACCGGGCACAAGACCACCGCGGTCCGCGACAAGGGCGAGGGCAAGGGCGTCGAGGTCGACATCGAGTCGGCCGACGGCTCCGCCTCCGAGACGCTCACCGCCGACCGGGTCATGGTCTCCATCGGGTTCGCGCCCCGCGTCGAGGGCTTCGGCCTCGACACGACCGGCGTGGCGCTCACCGAGCGCGGCGCGATCGAGATCGACGAGCGGATGCGCACCTCCGTGCCGCACATCTACGCCATCGGTGACGTCACGGCGAAGCTTCAGCTGGCCCACGTCGCCGAGGCGCAGGGCGTCGTCGCCGCCGAGACCATCGCGGACGTCGAGACCCAGGAGCTCGGCGACTACCAGATGATGCCGCGGGCGACGTTCTGCTCGCCGCAGGTCGCGTCCTTCGGCTACACCGAGGAGGCCGCGCGGAAGCGGGCCGAGGAGCAGGGCCGCGAGATCAAGGTCGCGTCCTTCCCGTTCAGCGCGAACGGCAAGGCCCAGGGCCTCGGTCACGGCACCGGCTTCGTGAAGCTCATCGTCGACGCCGAGTACGGCGAGCTCGTCGGCGGGCACATGGTCGGCCCGGACGTCTCGGAGCTCCTCCCCGAGCTCACGCTGGCGCAGCGCTTCGACCTCACGGCCGAGGAGATTGGACGCAACGTCCACACCCACCCGACCCTGTCGGAGGCCATGAAGGAGGCCGCCGAGGGGACGATGGGGCACATGATCAACCTCTGA
- the aceA gene encoding isocitrate lyase, with amino-acid sequence MSNVGKPRTAAEIQKDWDENPRWKGITRDYTAEQVEQLQGTVVEDHTLARRGAEILFDAIHEEGDGYINALGALTGNQAVQQVRAGLKAVYLSGWQVAGDANLSGHTYPDQSLYPANSVPQVVRRINNALLRADEVARVEGDTSVDNWLVPIVADGEAGFGGALNVYELQKAMIAAGAAGTHWEDQLASEKKCGHLGGKVLIPTQQHIRTLNSARLAADVAGTSTLVIARTDAEAATLMTSDVDERDAEFLTGERSAEGYFYVKNGVEPCIARAKSYAPYADLIWMETGTPDLELAKKFAEAVRSEHPDQLLAYNCSPSFNWSAHLEQDEIAKFQNELGAMGFKFQFITLAGFHSLNYSMFDLAYGYAREQMTAFVDLQNREFKAAEERGFTAVKHQREVGAGYFDAIATTVDPNSSTTALKGSTEEGQFH; translated from the coding sequence ATGTCGAACGTCGGTAAGCCGCGCACCGCGGCGGAGATCCAGAAGGACTGGGACGAGAATCCCCGCTGGAAGGGCATCACCCGCGACTACACCGCCGAGCAGGTCGAGCAGCTCCAGGGCACCGTCGTCGAGGATCACACCCTCGCGCGCCGTGGTGCGGAGATCCTCTTCGACGCCATCCACGAGGAGGGCGACGGCTACATCAACGCCCTGGGTGCTCTCACCGGTAACCAGGCCGTCCAGCAGGTCCGTGCGGGCCTCAAGGCCGTCTACCTCTCCGGGTGGCAGGTCGCCGGTGACGCGAACCTCTCCGGCCACACCTACCCCGACCAGTCGCTCTACCCGGCGAACTCCGTCCCGCAGGTCGTGCGCCGCATCAACAACGCGCTCCTCCGCGCCGACGAGGTCGCCCGCGTCGAGGGTGACACCTCCGTCGACAACTGGCTCGTCCCGATCGTCGCGGACGGCGAGGCCGGCTTCGGTGGCGCGCTCAACGTCTACGAGCTCCAGAAGGCCATGATCGCCGCGGGTGCCGCCGGTACCCACTGGGAGGATCAGCTCGCCTCGGAGAAGAAGTGCGGCCACCTCGGCGGCAAGGTGCTCATCCCCACCCAGCAGCACATCCGCACCCTGAACTCCGCGCGTCTCGCCGCGGACGTCGCCGGGACGTCGACGCTCGTCATCGCCCGTACCGACGCCGAGGCCGCGACCCTCATGACCTCCGACGTCGACGAGCGCGACGCCGAGTTCCTCACGGGTGAGCGCTCCGCCGAGGGCTACTTCTACGTCAAGAACGGCGTCGAGCCCTGCATCGCCCGCGCGAAGTCCTACGCCCCGTACGCCGACCTCATCTGGATGGAGACCGGCACCCCGGACCTCGAGCTCGCGAAGAAGTTCGCCGAGGCCGTGCGCTCCGAGCACCCGGACCAGCTCCTGGCCTACAACTGCTCCCCGTCCTTCAACTGGTCGGCGCACCTCGAGCAGGACGAGATCGCCAAGTTCCAGAACGAGCTCGGCGCGATGGGCTTCAAGTTCCAGTTCATCACCCTCGCCGGCTTCCACTCCCTCAACTACTCGATGTTCGACCTGGCGTACGGCTACGCCCGCGAGCAGATGACGGCCTTCGTCGACCTCCAGAACCGCGAGTTCAAGGCCGCCGAGGAGCGTGGCTTCACCGCCGTCAAGCACCAGCGTGAGGTCGGCGCCGGCTACTTCGACGCCATCGCCACGACGGTCGACCCGAACTCCTCCACCACCGCCCTCAAGGGCTCCACGGAGGAGGGTCAGTTCCACTAG
- a CDS encoding malate synthase G, with protein MTQQTDRVTAGGLQVATTLHEWVNGTLLPRIGLDAEAFWNGFGEIVARHTPRNRELLARRDELQQTLDTWYADHRGAQDPEEYTAFLKEIGYLVDRPEDFEIRTANVDREISETAGPQLVVPVLNARFAINAANARWGSLYDALYGTDAISEENGQEKGTGYNKVRGDKVIEWGRDFLDKALPLESGSHRDVTRYSVESGQFTATVDGTEVPLREPQVYAGYRGDVADPEGILLRHNGLYLEIQIDPEHPVGKDDKAHVKDILMESAVSTIMDFEDSVAAVDATDKTLGYSNWFGLNTGELTEEISKGGKSFTRRLNDDRVYTDREGGELRLHGRSLLFVRNVGHLMQNPAILDADGEEIFEGIMDGVITAAAAIPGLDEANERRNSRTGSIYIVKPKQHGPDEVAFTDALFSDIEDLLKLPRHTLKVGLMDEERRTSANLDACIAATPDRLAFINTGFLDRTGDEIHTSMVAGPMIRKGEMKTAPWMLAYEDKNVDAGIEHGLPGKAQIGKGMWAKTELMADMLTEKIGQPKQGASTAWVPSPTGATLHATHYHLVDVFAVQEKLRADGRRDTDPALLTVPVAGPAAGEGDATWSPEEIKEEVDNNCQSILGYVVRWVEQGVGCSKIPDIHDIDLMEDRATCRINSQHLANWLRHGVVTEEQVMESLQRMAAVVDGQNAGDDAYRNMAPDFDASVAFQAAKDLILKGTEQPSGYTEPILHARRREFKEKNGIA; from the coding sequence ATGACACAGCAGACGGACCGCGTGACAGCAGGTGGACTGCAGGTCGCCACCACCCTCCACGAGTGGGTCAACGGCACCCTCCTGCCGCGCATCGGCCTCGACGCCGAGGCGTTCTGGAACGGCTTCGGCGAGATCGTCGCCCGCCACACCCCGCGCAACCGGGAGCTGCTCGCCCGCCGTGACGAGCTCCAGCAGACCCTCGACACCTGGTACGCCGACCACCGGGGCGCCCAGGACCCGGAGGAGTACACGGCCTTCCTCAAGGAGATCGGCTACCTCGTCGACCGCCCGGAGGACTTCGAGATCCGCACGGCGAACGTCGACCGGGAGATCTCCGAGACCGCCGGCCCGCAGCTCGTCGTCCCGGTGCTCAACGCCCGGTTCGCGATCAACGCCGCCAACGCGCGGTGGGGCTCCCTCTACGACGCCCTCTACGGCACCGACGCCATCTCCGAGGAGAACGGCCAGGAGAAGGGCACCGGGTACAACAAGGTCCGCGGCGACAAGGTCATCGAGTGGGGCCGTGACTTCCTCGACAAGGCGCTGCCGCTGGAGTCCGGGTCCCACCGGGACGTCACCCGCTACTCCGTGGAGTCCGGCCAGTTCACCGCGACGGTCGACGGCACCGAGGTGCCGCTGCGCGAGCCGCAGGTCTACGCCGGCTACCGCGGGGACGTGGCGGACCCGGAGGGCATCCTCCTCCGCCACAACGGGCTCTACCTGGAGATCCAGATCGACCCGGAGCACCCCGTCGGGAAGGACGACAAGGCCCACGTCAAGGACATCCTCATGGAGTCCGCGGTCTCGACGATCATGGACTTCGAGGACTCGGTCGCGGCCGTCGACGCGACGGACAAGACCCTCGGCTACTCCAACTGGTTCGGCCTCAACACCGGTGAGCTCACCGAGGAGATCAGCAAGGGCGGGAAGTCCTTCACCCGCCGGCTCAACGACGACCGGGTGTACACCGACCGCGAGGGCGGGGAGCTGCGCCTCCACGGCCGCTCGCTGCTGTTCGTCCGCAACGTCGGCCACCTCATGCAGAACCCGGCGATCCTCGACGCCGACGGCGAGGAGATCTTCGAGGGCATCATGGACGGCGTCATCACGGCCGCCGCGGCGATCCCGGGTCTCGACGAGGCCAACGAGCGGCGCAACTCCCGCACCGGCTCGATCTACATCGTGAAGCCCAAGCAGCACGGCCCCGACGAGGTGGCCTTCACCGACGCGCTGTTCAGTGACATCGAGGACCTGCTCAAGCTGCCGCGCCACACCCTCAAGGTCGGCCTCATGGACGAGGAGCGCCGCACGTCGGCGAACCTCGACGCCTGCATCGCCGCGACCCCGGACCGCCTGGCCTTCATCAACACCGGCTTCCTCGACCGGACCGGTGACGAGATCCACACCTCGATGGTCGCCGGCCCGATGATCCGCAAGGGCGAGATGAAGACCGCCCCGTGGATGCTGGCCTACGAGGACAAGAACGTCGACGCCGGCATCGAGCACGGCCTGCCGGGCAAGGCGCAGATCGGCAAGGGCATGTGGGCGAAGACCGAGCTCATGGCCGACATGCTCACCGAGAAGATCGGTCAGCCGAAGCAGGGTGCCTCCACCGCGTGGGTGCCCTCGCCGACGGGTGCGACGCTCCACGCGACGCACTACCACCTCGTCGACGTCTTCGCCGTCCAGGAGAAGCTCCGGGCCGACGGCCGCCGCGACACGGACCCGGCCCTGCTCACGGTCCCGGTCGCCGGTCCGGCGGCCGGCGAGGGCGACGCCACGTGGTCGCCGGAGGAGATCAAGGAGGAGGTCGACAACAACTGCCAGTCGATCCTCGGGTACGTCGTCCGCTGGGTCGAGCAGGGCGTCGGCTGCTCCAAGATCCCGGACATCCACGACATCGACCTCATGGAGGACCGCGCGACCTGCCGGATCAACTCCCAGCACCTCGCGAACTGGCTCCGCCACGGCGTCGTCACCGAGGAGCAGGTCATGGAGTCCCTCCAGCGCATGGCCGCGGTCGTCGACGGCCAGAACGCCGGGGACGACGCCTACCGGAACATGGCCCCGGACTTCGACGCCTCGGTCGCGTTCCAGGCGGCGAAGGACCTCATCCTCAAGGGCACCGAGCAGCCCTCCGGCTACACCGAGCCGATCCTCCACGCCCGCCGGCGTGAGTTCAAGGAGAAGAACGGCATCGCCTGA
- a CDS encoding HAD family hydrolase, producing the protein MPDTGRLPSRTTPRSAEEVTLSDYRAVLFDLDGVITPTADLHRDAWRAMFTDVLADRGVDPYSEQDYFDHLDGRSRTEGVASLLASRGITLPHDRADAGEEGEDSPEDDTVVGLGLRKNREFLRLLDAGITPYPGSVRLLDALEDGADTRAVRVAVVSSSRNARRVLRAAGLLDRFELVVDGEVAAREGLAGKPAPDTYLHAARELGVEPGAAVVVEDATSGVAAGRAGDVGLVVGVDRGAGAEALRAAGADVVVPDLARLVEP; encoded by the coding sequence ATGCCGGACACCGGCCGACTCCCGTCCCGGACCACCCCCCGCTCCGCGGAGGAGGTGACGCTCAGCGACTACCGCGCGGTGCTCTTCGACCTCGACGGCGTCATCACCCCGACCGCCGACCTCCACCGCGACGCCTGGCGCGCGATGTTCACCGACGTGCTCGCCGACCGGGGCGTGGACCCGTACTCGGAGCAGGACTACTTCGACCACCTCGACGGGCGCAGCCGGACGGAGGGGGTCGCCTCCCTCCTCGCCTCCCGGGGGATCACCCTGCCCCACGACCGCGCGGACGCGGGGGAGGAGGGGGAGGACTCCCCGGAGGACGACACGGTCGTCGGCCTCGGGCTGCGGAAGAACCGCGAGTTCCTCCGGCTGCTCGACGCCGGCATCACGCCCTACCCGGGCTCCGTCCGGCTGCTCGACGCGCTCGAGGACGGCGCGGACACCCGGGCCGTGCGCGTCGCGGTCGTGAGCTCGTCGCGCAACGCGCGGCGGGTGCTGCGCGCCGCGGGGCTGCTCGACCGGTTCGAGCTCGTCGTCGACGGGGAGGTCGCGGCCCGGGAGGGCCTCGCCGGCAAGCCCGCGCCGGACACGTACCTCCACGCCGCCCGGGAGCTCGGGGTCGAGCCGGGGGCGGCCGTCGTCGTCGAGGACGCGACGTCGGGGGTGGCCGCCGGTCGGGCGGGGGACGTCGGGCTCGTCGTCGGCGTGGACCGGGGGGCCGGGGCGGAGGCGCTGCGCGCCGCGGGGGCGGACGTCGTCGTCCCCGACCTCGCCCGGCTCGTCGAACCGTGA